In Coturnix japonica isolate 7356 chromosome 7, Coturnix japonica 2.1, whole genome shotgun sequence, one DNA window encodes the following:
- the DAPL1 gene encoding death-associated protein-like 1 isoform X2: MARGTRRAAGPPAGGRVTAVKPGGVRASKKQEAVTAGRNTKATGKDKTSVSSASKIHHMDVVLRKMSHNIPAAALQVAHQKPLPSLEKLMLPKRIDIIQQPRKC, translated from the exons ATGGCGCGCGGGACGCGACGAGCGGCGGGACCGCCGGCAGGTGGAAGGGTTACCGCAG tcAAACCTGGAGGTGTGAGAGCATCTAAAAAGCAAGAAGCCGTGACTGCCGGGAGGAATACCAAGGCTACGGGAAAGGACAAGACAAG tgtttccAGTGCTTCAAAAATTCACCACATGGATGTCGTGCTGCGCAAA ATGAGCCACAATATCCCTGCAGCAGCGTTACAAGTTGCTCACCAAAAGCCACTGCCTTCCTTGGAGAAGTTGATGCTGCCTAAAAGAATTGATATTATTCAACAGCCACGGAAATGTTAA
- the DAPL1 gene encoding death-associated protein-like 1 isoform X1 translates to MARGTRRAAGPPAGGRVTAGMGRVMPVKPGGVRASKKQEAVTAGRNTKATGKDKTSVSSASKIHHMDVVLRKMSHNIPAAALQVAHQKPLPSLEKLMLPKRIDIIQQPRKC, encoded by the exons ATGGCGCGCGGGACGCGACGAGCGGCGGGACCGCCGGCAGGTGGAAGGGTTACCGCAGGTATGGGCCGTGTTATGCCAG tcAAACCTGGAGGTGTGAGAGCATCTAAAAAGCAAGAAGCCGTGACTGCCGGGAGGAATACCAAGGCTACGGGAAAGGACAAGACAAG tgtttccAGTGCTTCAAAAATTCACCACATGGATGTCGTGCTGCGCAAA ATGAGCCACAATATCCCTGCAGCAGCGTTACAAGTTGCTCACCAAAAGCCACTGCCTTCCTTGGAGAAGTTGATGCTGCCTAAAAGAATTGATATTATTCAACAGCCACGGAAATGTTAA